tgacggccgacagggagctctggcgtgggctggtccatgaggtcacgaagagtcggagacgactgaacgaatgaacaacaacaacaacctaacaccagtaagaatagcaaatataaataaaaactattcaaaaaattgctggagagaatgtcaagaatcaggaacatatatacatatgtggtggcaatgtaaatatgtaaatacttTGGTGGCAATGTACTCTAAATACTTTTGGggaaaagtatttagagaaatagaagatataatgaacattaaaatagaaaaagtcctagtatagctttattatcattatataataataaacaattgaaaaaagaggataaagatgtgataacaaatttattaacaatagcaatactgtttatagcaaggaattggaaaagagaaataaatatacaaatagaggagtggtacaaggaagtatggaaattggcaataaatgataagttgacatgtatattaaaaggtaaaggaggtatatggaaacaaagtgattttgatgatgtatggagaaaatttattgaaaaaggatttaaaaaataaagaaggaaagttacctccacgagaagaattgaaattttggacagatggtaCGTAAAAGCCGTGGCTTGGGAGGGGAGGAAGGCAACACAGCGGTGACGGATagatgtataagcagaaaaataacactagatgccaaaagttaaagtatggtaggttgtattgaataatatgtatctgctgcaaaacaaacaatgtataacaaatgtattgaaccatgataaaataataaaaaatatttttaaaaatgaaacgatgcattaataatgataataaagcatTTTGCTTTgacggaaaagaaaaaagaaaaaaattaaggtATTCACTATTTTGTGTACTGTTTATAATCTTTGCTTTTAAATcggcattttaaattattttaattttatatgcagttttttgagttttttaatactggtagccagatgcagctgtggacaagtctacatagggaccaccaaacgcagcgcccagacacgcatcaaggaacatgaaaggtactgcaaactactccaaccagagaaatcagccatagcagagcacctgatgaaccaacctggacacatcatattatttgagaacacagaagtgctggaccactctcacaaccaccatgtcagtctacacagagaagccattgaaatccacaagcatgtggacaatttcaacagaaaggaggaaaccatgaagatgaacaaaatctggctagcagtattaaaaaactcaaaaattacaacagcaaaacaacagaggggaaacaaacaggcacataaaatcactctcaacaaaagatcccccccaggtgcttccaggccattgaatgcaaatcaaggtgatcagctgaaacattgccctggtcattccacagatatataaacccaattttcctacttccaacagacctcactacctctgaggatgcttgccatagatgcaggcgaaacgtcaggagaaaaattgcctccagaacatggccatatagcccagaaaaacctacaacaacccaattatgaatcggtttttggtcaactttagattcagtttggttagttgggatgccgattcagaaaattgtattggatagaccacatcagctatagtttctgatacagaacatatggcatctagTAGGCatcatctgttcacccacagaaaaccatttatataaataaaaatgtaatattagtttgttggattaacaaaactcaaaaaccactggacgaaatgacatgaaatttggacactatacccctaacagaccaatgagtgaccatcactcataaccccctcccaaaaaaaacagtggaaaggacttaaaaaccccaaagagctaaatgatgaaaatctaaatgacgatacagaaaaaagggaaggaaggggagaaagaaagaaagaaagaaagaaagaaagaaaatactaatactagtaataataactCATCTTTCTACCGATGAGTGTAGCCTTACCTGTGGTTTCTCCTGAACAGgcagctctttctctttcttggcTGTGGAAATACGTTTAGTAGGTGCCTTCTTTGTAGATTTGACAGGAGAGTCTTCCTTGGAAGATtcctccatcttttcctcctcttcctcctcctcctcctcttcctcatttgATTGCAAGTCTGAAGTAAGACAGTGGCCTCATGAAACTCTATGACTAGGTACTCTGTTCCTTCAAAAACCCAATTTTTCTCACAAAATCATCTGAACTGCCCAAAATGAGTAAAGTAAAGGATGGATGGCTGCACCATTGTTACAGGTATAGGTTGAGTACTTGTTATCCAAAAGGCTTGGGACAAGAATTGTTTGGGACACTGGTTTCAGGGTGGtttttttggcgggggggggggggggaggagatacctgtatttgtatatatatatgagatatctTGGTGATGGGACCCTAGGCTAAATCTATGTATGTTTCATATCTGTCTTTATATACATAGCATAGCTTGAAATTAAATTGTATACATCCATTTTGTGCCtgaatcaatttatttattgactgatttatttatttttatttcacttttctgccatgtgtgggattcaaagtggcatacaatgatattcagaagaagacctacaagccactctaaacaccttcgcagaagtatatgagaagctcggcctgtcattgaacatcgataAAACCAAAGAGCTCttccggccaatccctctccaatgccagaaatacagcttaatgggggaacattagaaaatgttgaccatttctccTACCATAACAGCCACCTCTCCTCAAAAGTCAACaatgatactgaaatacaacatcacctgagctctgcaagtgcagcattttttcaaatgaaacagcatgtttgaggaccgggacatccgtagggagaccaaggtgcttgcttataaagccattgtcctcccaaccttgctatacgcctgcgagacgtgtaTTACCTACAGACgtgacatgcaactcctagaacaattccatcagtattgcctctgaaaatcctgcaaatctcatgggaagacaaacagacaaatgtcagcatgttggaagaagcaaagaccaccagcactgaagcgatggtcctccgccatcaactccgctgcaccggccatgttgtccgaatgtctgaccactgtctcctaaagcagctgctctactccgaactcaagaacaggaaacggaatgttggtggacaggaaaagagattgaaagatgggctcaaagccaaccttaaaaactctcgGCACATTTATCCACGTatggtggaaatgtaaaaaagCCAAAGCCTTTTGGAGGGAAATCCACAAGAAAATGGAACATATCTTACAAATAAATTTTGACGTCAAACCGGAATATTTCCTTTTAGATTTAACTGATTTTGAAATGGATCATAACACAAATAAGTTATTTATATACCTTACAACAGCAGCCAGGCTTAAATTTGCACAGCTATGGAAAACAAAGGATCTGCCAACTATGGAGACCTGGCTAGTGAAGATCTTggacattatgaacatggactTAATCACTCAAAGAATTGCTGATAATAATCTAAAGAGACAAAAAACCAACTGGGAAAAATTCACGGACTATATTAAGAGCTAAAACTTAGAAATGAACTGGCAATAAGAAGAGAAATAAAGGCAAAATAAGAGTTAAGACAACCGGAGTCAACCTGGAAGTCATCGCAACCTCCTctacctctcttccttttcttcccagcctttctccctgtctttctccccccccccctcccttttgtttGCCCATTTCCTACTGTCCTATACCTGATTGTTCCCACACTTTCCCTGTACCCCACGAAGTCTAAATTTTATATGCATtggaaaaactaataaaaataatttaaaaaactctggcatagacactgagaactgggaagccctggcacttgagcactttagcgctccagctggaggtcaggtgtgaccagcagtgctgtagaattcaaagaggcacaaatagagggcaaaagagagaaacatgccaaggaaggcacgtcaagccaaccccgaccgggaccgccttccacctggaaaccgatgccctcactgcgggagaacatgcagatcaagaataggactccacagtcacctacggacccaccaccagaacagcgatcttggaagacaatcctactcagacaacgaaggatcgcctaagtttCTGTatttcttggtttactgaggagctggcagcaatgaagcgaaagaagaggaggctagagcgcgtgtggcgccagaatcccaccaatccggcccaaacacacctgaatgcctttttaaggtcctacggtgtggcaatagaggcagttcaaaaaacattcatcacagccaatattgcatcagcgaagaatcgtccagctgagctttttcgagttgtcaggggcctgttaaatccgccaaaaagcgaggcctcggataactcggtggctcgctgtgaagcatttgctcgatccttcgccgataaaattgagcggattcggtctggcttcgacgtcatgttaacggcagtctctggggatgtaacgagagcatctgcttgtccagttttgttggattcgtttcagttggttcagcttgaggatgtggacaggatccttggagaggtgcgacccaccacatgcatcctagacccctgcccttcctggctgatcaaggaagccagagggggtttggcagagtgggtgaaggtgatggttaatacctccttacagaaaggagagtttccagcgagcttaaagcaagctattatacaaccgctgttgaagaaaccatcactggatcccactcaattcgacaactatcggccagtctccaatctcccctatttgggcaaagtcatggaacgtgtggtggcaacacaactccaggggtttctggtagacactgattatcttgatccggcacagtctggctttaggccgggacatggaactgagacagccttggtcgccttggtagatgatctgcgcagggaactagacagggggagtgtgtccctgttggttctgctggacctctcagcggccttcgataccgtcgatcacggtatccttctgggccgcctcatggacatggggctcggaggcactgctttgcggtggctccgatccttccttgagggacggacccagaaggtgttactgggtgacacctgttcggccccacaaccgttgttgtgtggagtcccacagggttcaatcttgtccccgatgttatttaacatctacatgaagccgctgggagagatcattcggagtttcggactaagatgctatctctacgcagatgacgtccaaatctgtcactccttctcacctgtcaccaaggaggctgtccagaccttgaaccggtgtttagccgctgtgtcggactggatgagagctaacaaattgaaactgaatccagacaagacagaggtcctactggtcagtcggaaggccgaacagggtatagggttacagcctgtgttagacggggttacactccccctgaagacgcaggttcgcagcttgggagtgatcctggactcatcgctgagcctggaaccccaggtctcagcggtggccgggagagctttcgcacaattaaaacttgtgcgccagctgcgcccgtaccttgggaagtcggatctggccacggtggtccacgctcttgtcacatcccggctggattactgcaacgcactctacgtggggttgcctttaaagactgctcggaaactacaactagtccagcgagaagcagccagattgctcaccggagcgacgtacagggagcacaccacccccctgctgcgtcagctccactggctgccgatccaagtccgagcagaatttaaagtgctggttttgacctataaaaccctatacggttccggcccagtgtatttgtccgaacggatctccctctacgtcccacctcgaagtttaagatcttccggggaggccctgctctcgaccccgccagtctcacaagcgaggctggcggggacgaggagcagggccttctcagtggcggccccccgcctgtggaactcactccccggggagattagatcggcgacttccctcctagcatttaggaaaaaactaaagacctggatgtgggaccaagcttttggtcactctgataactaactcaaggacctggcgatagacaaggacaaacggagtagaacggatgtatggactctgatatatggactctgacatgagattgttttaggttttatgattttactatgtattaatgttttaatctaattgctgaattgttatattttttggattacttgtttgtatgattgggcatctaattgtgccctccctgtaagccgccctgggtccccttcggggtgagaagggcggggtataagtgaatgaaataaatgaaataaataaataagtgaagtgACAATGATATTTCCATAAATTGCACCCATGCCCATCAAGTTTCATGACATTTGGCCTAATATAAGAAATTAGTCAAATGTCATGCTTAGCTTTTCCTAAAATCAACTTTGGCTCATCTAGTCAGAATTCGGCTTCTGGGGTTTTACCGGCTAGGTGTTGTCCAGCAAGATAGACAGGTCCAGATCCTGATTTGAGCCTGAATGTCACAGGAGGAGTCAATTCAAGCCCAGCCAATGAAACCTGGAAAGTACATAAATTCATATTCTGAGATTATGCTTTATTATACATTTCACAGTTGAATATCCtgataagtcagaaattattgcTTAGCATATTTTGTTCCTTCTGCCAAAGTAATAAACAAgccatgatatttatttatttatctatttaccacatttatataccgccagaGGTGACTCGAGGTGGTTCACAGTCAgcagcgatttgatgccatagcaatcataaaaatacagttaaaacagttataaaaacaattaaaacttttaaaatgtgatataaaaacaatacagcctgtaaaaacaaaatcctcagcgtctccttactaaaatcattgtccaatTGCATCGTCGGTCATTCTATATACTCATCtttgtctaattatgctccagtagtaaaagcttgctcgaagagccaggtcttaacctttttgCGGAATGTCAGAAAGGAcattatatccctgggaagggcattccatagctgaggggccaccactgagaaggtcatgtctctcatctccaccaaatgcatctgcgaggaagatgggatcgagagcagggcctccccagatgatcttatatcagtgggaagggcattccatagccgaggggccaccactgagaaggtcatgtctctcatctccaccaaatgcatctgcgaggaagatgggatcgagagcagggcctccccagatgatcttatatcagtgggaagggcattccatagccgaggggccaccactgagaaggtcctgtctctcatccccgccaaatgcatctgcgaggaagatgggatcgagagcagggcctcccaagatgatcttatatccctgggaaggacgttccatagccgaggggccaccactgagaaggtcctgtctctcgtcccctccaaatgcatctgtgaggaaggcgggatcgagagcagggcctctccagattatcttatatccctgggaagggcattccatagccgaggggccaccactgagaaggtcctgtctctcatccccgccaaatgcatctgcgaggaagatgggatcgagagcagggcctccccagatgatcttatatcagtgggaagggcattccatagccgaggggccaccactgagaaggtcctgtctctcatccccgccaaatgcatctgcgaggaagatgggatcgagagcagggcctcccaagatgatcttatatccctgggaaggacgttccatagccgaggggccaccactgagaaggtcctgtctctcgtcccctccaaatgcatctgtgaggaaggcgggatcgagagcagggcctctccagattatcttatatccctgggaagggcattccatagccgaggggccaccactgagaaggtcctgtctctcatccccgccaaatgcatctgcgaggaaggcgggatcgagagcagggcctccccaaattattttatatccctgggaagggcattccatagccaaggggccaccaccactgagaaggtcctgtctctcgtcccctccaaaTGCATGtgtgaggaaggtgggatcgagagcagggcctccccagattatcttatatccctgggaagggcattccatagctgaggggccaccactgagaaggtcctgtctctcatccccgccaaacgcatctgcgaggaaggcggaTCAAGAGCAGagcttccccagacgatcttaaggtcctacaTGGtttataaggagagatacgtttggataggtatgtTCAGTTAATAACCTATTTGTGATTTCTACATAATTTTCTCCAAAACTGACATATCTGGTTTCTTCCTCTACTAACAAGCCAATAGCAAACTCTGAATGACTTCTTAGGAAGAAAACAAGTTGAGAAATATGATTGACACAATAACCATAAAATAAACATGACTGAGATTCCCTGGTTTGCTTAGGGAAAGGAACAAAGCATCCTGTttgctcatctatataaataaaaatgtaatgtttgtttgtgggattaacataactcaaaaaccgttggacaaattgacaccaaatttggacacaatacacctatcagggccaatgagtgaccatcactcataaaaacactgaaaaacacagaaaagacttaaaaagccaaaagcaaaaaacaaaaaatacattacaacgcatgcgcaaaaccacatatatatgcacaaacacatatacacaaatatatacacacacaaaaacacatatacacagactgggccacaaaaagtgtggcaggggacgactaatTAATAATAAGTAGCTCAGTAGGACTGACTTATTGTGACATGAAGATGCAGCCAGTGAAATCAGATTTGCTATATAAATTCTAGTGACTCTGAAAACATAGTCTTCCCTTGCCAAGTGAGAGCATCTAATTCAATATGTCCAATCAAATAATTTGTGAAATTCAAATAGTGTGGGGAAACTACGAGGCACTTACCGTTGGGAGCACAGAAAGTTTCAAGGTTGCTATGTGCACCGGAGTCGTGTTCTTACTACCCTTCGGCGGTACAATCTCCACAACATTGAATTCATCTTTGGCATTTTCCCCTAGAGAGATCTTTGGAgagaaaaatagaatcatagagttggaagagattacaagggtcatccaatccaaccccttgctatgcaggaatacacaatgacAGAGTGCTACAACATCAAAACAAATTATAGTTTTAATACTTTTTCACACAGAGCTAAATTGGAAGCCATTGATAGAATTCCTGGCAGTTTTGCCAtctactcaataataataataataataataataataataataataataataatggattgtcgatgttgcagtcccaggtgacagcaggattgaagagataCATCCcgagtgtctaggattgtgtgatgtatcggcgaataatgcgtgcagatcccagtaaggtggctttttgcagctggcagatggtaatcttgtcagacccaattgtatttaagtgcaggccaaggtctttaggcactgcacccagtgtgccaatcaccactgggaccaccttgactggcttgtgtcagaatctttgcagtttgatctttaaatccttatattgtgtcagcttttccagttgtttctcttcaatcctgctgtcacctggaattacaacatcgacaatccatactttgttttttaacacgatcatgaggtcaggagtgttgtgctccaaaactctgtctgtctgaatccggaagtcccagagtagcttgacgtgttcattctctgtaactttttccggcttgtgatcccaccagttctttgtcacaggcagatggtatttatggcacaagttccaatgaatcatctgagcaatggtgttctGCCTctccttgtagtctgtctgcgcgattttcttgcagcagctgaggatgtgatctattgtttcatctgcttccttgcagagtctacatttgggatctgttgtcaacttttcagttCTGTCTTTGacggcattggttcgaatggcttgttcttgggctgccagaatcaggcccttctttgtctcctttttcagagttccatttgggAGCCACagtcatgttttttctttgtcaatttggctctcaatttttcccaggaactgtccatggagagccttctttcaccagttttcgcTAATCCCTAATAGCTAATCccaaatccatctaaaatacagacatgtgcctttcaccttaagaacagacaagcatcccgagctctgaggattacctgggaaggaatcccactggagcattgcagcgcacccaaatacctagaagtcactctggaccgttctctgacctacaagaagcactgcctgaacatcaaacaaaaagtgggcgctagaaacaatatcatacgaaagctaactggcacaacctggggatcacaaccagatacagtgaagacatctgcccttgcgctttgctactctgctgctgagtatgcatgcccagtgtggaacacatctcaccacactaaaacagtggatgtggctcttaatgagacatgccgcattatcacggggtgtctgcgccctacaccactggagaaattacactgcttagccggtattgcaccatctgacatccgccaggaagtagtagccaatagtgaaaggaccaaggcagagacatctccagccaggcccgtagccaggatttcgtttcggggggggggggggggctgaatattttcaggggggttcgggggggctgagtttcggggggggggggctgagtctgagtgaaagagggtctagcctagcaaaccttttgtatcattaccccaataccctcatcatgcatatgggatatattgagtatggtgatcagatcatgatatgaataaacattttaaataatgcaccattaaggccttttcgtgaaccaccatgaaaatttcgggggggggggggtctgaagccccccgagccccccccccccccccccccccccgcggctacatgcctgtcgccagctcatcccttgtttgggtatcagccagcacatcaacaacttaaatcaagaaatagttttcttagatctacagagacactcgctggaacacctcagcaagcgagagtccaaaagtggcaggctcaaactcagaaccttaaccaatggctgataccaaatgaaagactcccccctgggcacacagaagactgggcgacttggaaggcgctgaacagactgcgctctggcaccacgagatgcagaaccaaccttcagaaatggggctacaaagttgaatccacgacatccgagtgtggagaagagcaaatcactgaccacctgctgcaatgcaccctgagccctgccacatgcacaatggaggaccttcttgcggcaacaccagaggcactccaagtggccagatactagtcaaaggacatttaatcagctaccaagtttgcaaaatttgtgtgtgtgtgtttttttatctgtttgtttgttttgttctgttagtaatgtaatacaatgttctggttgcggatgacacgataaataaaaataaaccagtTTTCGCTTCTTATttcgc
This portion of the Anolis sagrei isolate rAnoSag1 chromosome 7, rAnoSag1.mat, whole genome shotgun sequence genome encodes:
- the LOC132782805 gene encoding nucleoplasmin-like, with the protein product MALESSSVTSENSSSSRLINLIWGCQLNSKNPSVTYDSPDDWSYEQQLDLKTISLGENAKDEFNVVEIVPPKGSKNTTPVHIATLKLSVLPTVSLAGLELTPPVTFRLKSGSGPVYLAGQHLADLQSNEEEEEEEEEEEKMEESSKEDSPVKSTKKAPTKRISTAKKEKELPVQEKPQGKKATRGRKPAAKGELRV